GATGAAACAGGCCCACCCGTTAATGGCTATGGTTGTATGCAGGTCCACAATTATGAAGCAAAGCAAACGATCTTCGCCATTAATCAATGGAAAAGAGGCCCCAATGCAGACATCGGCATCGGCAACAGTACCGGCAGAACACGCGACTGGACCTTCACCTCAAACGCATCGCAGTATGACGTAAAACGACTACGCGTTTTGGTACGGACCAAATAAACGTACGCTATCACCACTTCAGGGTTAAGATTTCTACAACGCCCCTATTTTGGAGCAGGGGCTTTACAGAGTTTGGGCTTCATCTCGCACTGGCAGCGATCGCACCAACCTCATTGATGACACCAATAACATGATTTAGTGTTCGATGACTTTAGTATTGCACTAACAGATACCGAAGCAATCGAACTGAACCGTTTTCCCGTACGTTTTACGAACTATTTAAGCAATAGATCTATTTCGCCTGCGCGTCATCTCGGTCAGTTGAAACCATATTCGATTATCACTCATACGCTTTAGTTGTCTAGTCCACCATTAGGGGGTAAAGATTTCTTATTTTTGTGGAATAGTACAATACTGGTTGCCTGACAGATCCAACGCGTTCCTTTTTCAAGAGATTGCCTGGATGTCAAGCTACCTTTCACCAGAACTCGTTTCTGGTTGAACAGGGACATTTGTTTTGCAAGTTTTATGTTGCTGCCCGGATCAACTTCCCAGAAAATTCCATTTGCTTTTATCAGCACACCCGTTGTTTCACCACCAATGGCAACGACTCCTGTTTGCAAAATTCCCAAAACCTCAACTTTGTTTTTTTTCGAATCAAACTGATTCGAAGTCTTCTTGAGAGAAATGAGAGTGCATTGCCATGTTTCTGGGACTTGAACTGTTTTATTGTCTTTTTGATTGGAGGAATCCGATGAATGACCTTTGTGTTTGTTGTGAGGATGTTGTGAAGATTTTAATTCCACCACAACCTGAACCGGCATTTTTTCGAATTGAGTGATGAGCATCTTTAATTTGGTAGATTGAACCCGTAGCGGCCAGTCAAGTCCATTCGACTTGAAAACGTAAAGCTGGTTTTTCTTAGAAATCTGTCCTACCATTTCAATCCTGATATAATTTTGCTTTTCAGTAATATCCTGACAATGAAATGAGACGATTGCCCCACATAAGATGAATAAATTCATTCTTCGGAACTCCTGAAGAAAGATTCTGCCCTTAACTTTTAGGTGTAGATAACAATTATTCAAATCTGACATTTTCAGACGGCGGACGATGTTGGTCTCACAGTACTTTTATTAACAGTTGAAAGACGGAGAGCATTTACTCAGATAAAAAATATTCTTTTCGATACTTGTCCGTCATATCAACTATATGATGATTCGCTACCGACACAAATGGTGCCCGTGATTCTGATGGTAACAATCGTAGTCATGGCAGTGGTAGTGCTTGTGACAATTCCAGTGATAGTGTTGATGACATGAGCAATGGCAAGGCGGACAGAGAAAACTAATATCCAGAGTCCCCTCTGTCAGACATTTGCCTTTTAAAGAGTCAAGTGGACGCGCATTACACATCAGTTTTTTCTTGATGACTTTCCAGGATGAACAGCGATAATCAGGGTGACACCACAGTAACGCAGCAGCTCCAGCAACATGAGGAGTTGCCATCGAAGTTCCACTTAGTCGGCCATATCTGTTCCCTGGTAATGTACTCAGAATAGAACTACCGGGAGCAGCGATATCGACTGAATATTTACCGTAGTTGCTGAAATATGACAATCTATCCCAGCGATTAATCGAAGCAACTGAAATGATGTTTGGGTGCAAGTAAGAAGAAGGAAAATGTCGAAACCGATCGGTGTTGAGTCCCCAGTTACCTGCGGCTGCTACAAATAGCAAATGTGCTTTTTCAACTCTGGTGATTTCATCTGCCATTGCTTGATAATAGCCGCCGCCTCCCCAACTGTTGTTTAAAACCCAAGCTCCATTTTCTCGCGCATAAGCGATGGCTTTAATTGCATCGGAAAGAAAACCTGACCCATTCTTATTTAGAAATTTCACTGCCATGATCTGGGCACACCAATTGACACCAACAACACCTTTGCCGTTGTTACCAACGGCCCCGATAGTCCCTGCTACATGAGTCCCATGGTCATTGTCATCCATTGGATCACCGTCATTATTAACGAAGTCATATCCGTGCACATCGTCAATAAATCCATTATTGTCATTGTCGATTCCATCGCCGGGAATTTCACCGGTATTGGTCCAAATATTTTTGGCGAGATCTTCGTGCTTGTAATCGACTCCTGTATCAATGACAGCAACAATGACATTTGAATTTTGAACACAGCACCATGCTTGTGGTGCGTGGATATTTTTCATACCCCAGAGCTGGTCCATTTTAGGATCGTTGGGCTTACACTGATAAGGTTTGTGATAAGGGTGATGAGCTCCCTGTTTAGATTGCGCTGCCTGTTTTTCTGCGTCAGGAGGATCTAGAGAAATAATCGCGTTCGGTTCTACATAACGAATCGAAGGAGTGCTAACAAGATTTGCAATCGATTCACGCTTCATCTCTGCTGGACGCTTACAGACGAAAAAATTCCCATCAGTATAGTCTTCAATTATTTCCCAGTTTTGGGGAATCGCTGCACGAGCCTGTTCCGCCCTACCCGGTTGATAACCACATAAAACTTGCTCTTCTTTTTTATAAAGATTGTAAAATTTGTCGACTTTAGTTTGTGTCTCAAGGTTTTCTTGAGCATAAGTCGGTGTAGATCCCAAAGGAGTACACATTAATGCTGCTACAGCAAACAAGGTACAGATACGAGTAAACTTCATTAGTAAACCTCCTGGAACAGAACAATACTCAGAGTAAAAAAAGTCAAAGTCTTATCTCTTTGGAAATGGTTGCATTCACCACTTATCAGGTGAACCGCAATTGAAGCTGCTTCTGAATCACAAACTTGAGGGAAAACAGTTCAATTTCTTTTTTTCAAAAGTTCTTCCAATAGACGGCTCCTAAAGCTCGTAGAAAACCTCGTGTCATTTCGTGATAAAGCTGGAAATTGCCTTCAAAACTCGGGTAGGATAGGAGACTTGCGAGTGTAAGTTGCTTCAATGATTTAACTTCAATTGACATCAGACGGGCCATCATGATGGAAGAACAGGAATCCTTATCTGTCACAGCTTGGATCAAAGCTTTGAAAAAAGGGGAGGCTGATGCCGCTCAGAAACTCTGGAAGCGGTACTTTACCAAGCTCGTAGATCAAGCCGAGGCGCGGATTCGAAATTGCCCACCAGGGAGCCTTGAAGCGGAAGACATTGCGGTTTCTGTCTTTGAAAGTCTCTGGCGTGGTGCCCAGGAAGGTCGCTTCCAGAATTTGCATGATCGAAGCGCACTGTGGTGGCTTTTTTTAGCACTCACAAAACAAAAAGTTGCCAGTCATATTCGTAGAGAAACCGCCCTCAAACGAGGTGGCAACAGTACTCCAAAGTCGATAAATAATGATGAGGACTCTGGTTACACTTTTGAACAATTAATCTCTGAAGAGCCGACTCCTGAGTATCTGGCGATTCTTCAGGAAGAATACGAACATTTATTATCCATATTACGTGATGATCGATTACGCGAAATTGCGGTTCTTAGATTAGAAGGATATACAAGTCAGGAAATCAGCGAACAGTTGGAGATTTCTATTCCGACTGTCACGCGAAAATTGCGGCTGATCCGCGCTGCATGGTCGAAAGAGTTGGCGTAATGAATTCTCCCGATTCAGGCTGGCCACCAGATGAGGATTCGTTTACAGCAAATCAGATTGATTTGATTTGTGATGAGTTTGAGTCTGCCTGGAAATCAGAGGGCCATCCGAAAATCGCTGATTATTTATCTCGGATGGAAGAACAGTCCCGCTCAGCGCTGCTTGTTGAGTTGGTGCGGCTCGATTGTGCTTACCGGTTAAACCAGGGAGAAACACCCTCTGCGGAGGAATACGTTTCGTTATTCCCCGATTACTCCGATGTGCTATTAACACACGTGAATGATTTTTCTTCTATAGGAAAGGACTTTGCAGAAGTCCCCTCGAAAATCGGCGATATCGAATTACTCGAACGAGTGGGGTTCGGTGCTTTTGGTACGGTCTGGAAAGCCTGGGATCTGGAACTGAAACGCCAGGTCGCCGTGAAACTGCCTTCCAACAGATTGGAGGGGAAACAGCAGATTGAACTGTTTCTCCACGAAGCACAGGCGGCTGCGAAGCTACATCATCCGAATATTGTTCCCGTCTATAGTTCCGGGCAAATTGAGGGTCGCGGCTATATTGTTTTCAAGTTTATTAAAGGAGAGACTCTACGCGTACTTTTAAACAAACAGACTCCGACCTTCGAACAAGCAGCCCAAATCTGCCTGGCATTAGCAGAGGGACTGGAACACGCCCATCAACAAGGAGTCGTTCATCGCGACCTCAAACCAAGCAATATTCTGATTGATGAAGCGGGCCAACCACATATTACCGATTTTGGATTGGCGAAGCGCATCGACATCACCGCCAGCCTGGCTCATTCCGGCACCGTCCTCGGAACTTTGGCTTATATGAGCCCCGAACAGGCTAGAGGAAAATCTTCTGAAATCGAAGGGCATTCTGATATCTACTCGCTGGGTGCCATTCTTTACCGCATCTTGACAAGGCAGATCCCCTTTGAGGGAGAACCACATGAAGTCCTGCAGCAAATTCTGAATAAGGAACCGGTTGCTCCCCGAAAGATTGAAGCATCCATTCCCCACGATCTGGAGACCATCTGTCTCAAAGCCATTTCCAAACAAAAACGAGATCGCTATCAAACCGCGAGTGAGATGGCCGCGGATTTGAAACGCTTTCTCGATAATGAACCGATTCAGTCGCGGCGTGTTTCTGTGTTAGGACGACTCTGGCGAAAAATCAAACAGAGACCACTAGTTGCTGCTTTAGCTAGTTGCATTCTGTTTCTTTTAACACCCTCCGTTTTACAACTTATTTCTCCAGAGCCTGTTTTAGCAAAGCTTCCTCTTGTGACCATAAATACTAAACCTGAAGGTGCTAAGGTTGCTTTTATACCTCTTAGTAAAAAAACGGGGCAGCCTCTGCCCGAACAAATCATTCATGCAAAGATGACCTCACCTGTAATGCTGCCGCTAGAACCTGGTGATTATCTAGTAGTTGCTTATCTTGACCAAAATCGCTTTCAAGAGGTATACCGACACGTCCCTGAATCAAGTAAGAAATGGCTTCCAGGACTTAGAAAATATAACCACCTTTATTATGAGAGAGATAGAATAGACCCAAACCGTATAAGACTTATTGAAATTGAAATACCTAATAAAACTGTTGACAGTGGAATGGCATGGGCTGGAATGGCATTTCTCAAAGGAAATGATCGATTTCCAGTAGGTAATCTCACTGACAAACACTTCCATTATCGAAAGATACCTGATTTTTGGATTGATACGGCTGAGTTGACTGAAAAGGACTATCTTTATCTTTCAGACACAAAGCCTCTCCATCCGATTCGTAAAAGTAACGACCCACAAATGCCTGCTGTTCTAACTTTTGATATGGCGGTTCATCTCGCTGAAAAGGCGGGAAAGCGATTACTTTCGGAATATGAATTTGAATATGCGGCTACTTATAGGAGAGCTAAAGAATTCCCATGGGATATCAACCTGACTGATCAGGAGCAAGCTAGCCTAAAAATGTTTCATCCAGTGGGTCAACCAAGCGTTGATCAGCTCTCAACGACACCCCCTGTTTTTGGCCTCTGTTCCAACGTAGCGGAATGGACTATCAGCCAAGTACCCGGCTCTCCTAAATCTTTTCCCTATCCGTATCAAACTTTTCAATCGATTAATAATGTAGTTAAAGTTTTTGAACTACCTCATGGTATTGTTCGAGGTGGAAGTTATGAGGTAATTAAAGGTGAATTTGGTATCACCAAAGAATTGCGAGATCCTCGTAAACGAACTTTCATTTCTCGCATAAAATCATATTCAGGTTTGGGGGTTCGATTTGCCAGAAGTCATAAACCAAGGCTCAAACCAAAAGATTTTATTCAGATTGTTGAGTAGAGTCATTCTATATTATTGAATCTCTTCTGACTTATTGATTATTGTAGACCTTAAAGGTCTAAAGGATTCAGTTAACCCATACAATTTCTACATTCAGTTGAACCTTTCAGAACTCCATGCGTTTGTATATTCTTGATTATGTCTGGTTATGTCTTACTGAAACTTGCGAGATCTCGGATGTAGAATTTGCGGGTGCAACATAAACTATCGCTGTAGCGGCGTGTGGAGGACTCTCGATGGGTGATCATTATCCGACGGTGCGTTTGGCTGCAGCGCAGGCTTCACCGGTTTTCTTAGACCGTGAGCGGTCCACTGAGAAGGCCGTGGCCCTCATTGCCGAGGCAGCTCAACAGAAGGCGCAACTCATTGCATTCGGCGAGGCCTGGTTACCTGGCTATCCATGGTGGATCTATCTGGGATCACCCATGTATTCAGCCCCATTTACACAGCAGCTCTATGCCAACGCAGTGAAGATTCCGAGCAACACGATCACGCAATTGTGCGACGCTGCCCGCGAGAATCAGATTTACGTCGTGATGGGTCTGACCGAACTCTCCGGCGGGAGTCTCTACCTGGCCCAGATCACCATTGCACCGTCGGGAGAATTGATCGGCCACCGCAGAAAGCTGAAGCCGACGCATGCGGAGCGTACCATCTGGGGAGAGGGTGATGGCAGCGATCTGTTCGTCTTGCCCACGGACCTGGGCCAGGTTGGCTCGCTGAATTGCTGGGAGCACTTGCAGCCACTCACTCGGTACGCGATGAACTGCTTCAACGAGCAAATCCACATCGCCGCCTGGCCCGCCTTCTGTCTTTATACAGGAAGCTTGTACTCGTTTAGCGGCGAAGCCAGCGTTGCTATCTCGCGCAGCTACGCATTGGAAACGCAGACGTTTGTGATTCATGTGGGCGGGCTATGTGATCAGGCGACGCTCGACCTGCTCGCCGACGACGATGAGAAACGCAGGCTGCTGCGCGTCGGCGGAGGGATCTCTCAGGTGATCGATCCCAACGGAGAAACGATTGTAGGTCCGCTGGGTGATAACGAAGAGGGAATCCTCATCGCCGATTGCGAAATGTCGAAAATTCCTGCCGCCAAGATGGCAAACGACCCGGCCGGCCATTACGCGCGTGCCGATGTCACGCAGCTACTGCTGAACCGAGGCCCCCGCCGACCGGTGGTTTTCAAGGACCCAGAATTTCAATCGCTCGCCCCGGATAGATTGCATGGCAACATTGCTGACGATGATGACTCTGCCGAGGTCCAACAAAGTAATTAAAGGGGTCAGACCCCATACCGTTTTGACTAATAATGTACTATTGAAAAAGGATGCTCTGATGCCTACTCTGCTGCAAAAAAGTCTCTGCGGCTTTGCATTTCCCGTGTTGATAGTTCTAGCTGGCTGCAGCTCTGAAAAGAATGCTGATTCCTCAAGCAGTGAGTCGAAGCAGGAAACTGTCATTACGAAAACAGCGAGTTCAAAATCGGTGACCTCTGATGCGGTATCGCAGGCGAAGTCGCGTGAAACAGCCTCCCAGGCCCCGGAATTTACACTCACTGCTGCCGACTTTTCCCAGGAATACCAGACCGACAAAGAAACAACAACGAAAAAATATGCGGGTAAGCAAATTCGCCTCACGGGTAAAGTGAACTCATTTCACC
The Gimesia aquarii DNA segment above includes these coding regions:
- a CDS encoding S8 family peptidase codes for the protein MKFTRICTLFAVAALMCTPLGSTPTYAQENLETQTKVDKFYNLYKKEEQVLCGYQPGRAEQARAAIPQNWEIIEDYTDGNFFVCKRPAEMKRESIANLVSTPSIRYVEPNAIISLDPPDAEKQAAQSKQGAHHPYHKPYQCKPNDPKMDQLWGMKNIHAPQAWCCVQNSNVIVAVIDTGVDYKHEDLAKNIWTNTGEIPGDGIDNDNNGFIDDVHGYDFVNNDGDPMDDNDHGTHVAGTIGAVGNNGKGVVGVNWCAQIMAVKFLNKNGSGFLSDAIKAIAYARENGAWVLNNSWGGGGYYQAMADEITRVEKAHLLFVAAAGNWGLNTDRFRHFPSSYLHPNIISVASINRWDRLSYFSNYGKYSVDIAAPGSSILSTLPGNRYGRLSGTSMATPHVAGAAALLWCHPDYRCSSWKVIKKKLMCNARPLDSLKGKCLTEGTLDISFLCPPCHCSCHQHYHWNCHKHYHCHDYDCYHQNHGHHLCR
- a CDS encoding ECF-type sigma factor; amino-acid sequence: MMEEQESLSVTAWIKALKKGEADAAQKLWKRYFTKLVDQAEARIRNCPPGSLEAEDIAVSVFESLWRGAQEGRFQNLHDRSALWWLFLALTKQKVASHIRRETALKRGGNSTPKSINNDEDSGYTFEQLISEEPTPEYLAILQEEYEHLLSILRDDRLREIAVLRLEGYTSQEISEQLEISIPTVTRKLRLIRAAWSKELA
- a CDS encoding bifunctional serine/threonine-protein kinase/formylglycine-generating enzyme family protein, with the translated sequence MNSPDSGWPPDEDSFTANQIDLICDEFESAWKSEGHPKIADYLSRMEEQSRSALLVELVRLDCAYRLNQGETPSAEEYVSLFPDYSDVLLTHVNDFSSIGKDFAEVPSKIGDIELLERVGFGAFGTVWKAWDLELKRQVAVKLPSNRLEGKQQIELFLHEAQAAAKLHHPNIVPVYSSGQIEGRGYIVFKFIKGETLRVLLNKQTPTFEQAAQICLALAEGLEHAHQQGVVHRDLKPSNILIDEAGQPHITDFGLAKRIDITASLAHSGTVLGTLAYMSPEQARGKSSEIEGHSDIYSLGAILYRILTRQIPFEGEPHEVLQQILNKEPVAPRKIEASIPHDLETICLKAISKQKRDRYQTASEMAADLKRFLDNEPIQSRRVSVLGRLWRKIKQRPLVAALASCILFLLTPSVLQLISPEPVLAKLPLVTINTKPEGAKVAFIPLSKKTGQPLPEQIIHAKMTSPVMLPLEPGDYLVVAYLDQNRFQEVYRHVPESSKKWLPGLRKYNHLYYERDRIDPNRIRLIEIEIPNKTVDSGMAWAGMAFLKGNDRFPVGNLTDKHFHYRKIPDFWIDTAELTEKDYLYLSDTKPLHPIRKSNDPQMPAVLTFDMAVHLAEKAGKRLLSEYEFEYAATYRRAKEFPWDINLTDQEQASLKMFHPVGQPSVDQLSTTPPVFGLCSNVAEWTISQVPGSPKSFPYPYQTFQSINNVVKVFELPHGIVRGGSYEVIKGEFGITKELRDPRKRTFISRIKSYSGLGVRFARSHKPRLKPKDFIQIVE
- a CDS encoding carbon-nitrogen hydrolase family protein; the protein is MGDHYPTVRLAAAQASPVFLDRERSTEKAVALIAEAAQQKAQLIAFGEAWLPGYPWWIYLGSPMYSAPFTQQLYANAVKIPSNTITQLCDAARENQIYVVMGLTELSGGSLYLAQITIAPSGELIGHRRKLKPTHAERTIWGEGDGSDLFVLPTDLGQVGSLNCWEHLQPLTRYAMNCFNEQIHIAAWPAFCLYTGSLYSFSGEASVAISRSYALETQTFVIHVGGLCDQATLDLLADDDEKRRLLRVGGGISQVIDPNGETIVGPLGDNEEGILIADCEMSKIPAAKMANDPAGHYARADVTQLLLNRGPRRPVVFKDPEFQSLAPDRLHGNIADDDDSAEVQQSN